The following coding sequences are from one Saccharomyces cerevisiae S288C chromosome X, complete sequence window:
- the SPT10 gene encoding Spt10p (Histone H3 acetylase with a role in transcriptional regulation; sequence-specific activator of histone genes, binds specifically and cooperatively to pairs of UAS elements in core histone promoters, functions at or near TATA box; involved in S phase-specific acetylation of H3K56 at histone promoters, which is required for recruitment of SWI/SNF nucleosome remodeling complex and subsequent transcription) produces the protein MLNQHTSSVPDDEHLQMAHQNSSSEVRNEAAVPDQLLTPLQPYTILLKDGETIATMYPIPAYPDLLPLGLLNFLLDEFNMEVEKGDSFPYYETLSLEEFKNVWFHNDGHVCIMVLGEIPELDYSMDTEADTNDNFGTEIETTKHTTQYKKRKERRNLNLSMQWEKQCLGIFDLKPAYPGRSAHVVTGTFLVNAGIRGKGIGKTLMETFIEWSKKLGFTSSFFPLIYGTNVGIRRILEGLNFRRIGKLPEAGILKGFDVPVDSFMYGKEFTHITKSIDLLRDPQKSIEIGKYERLKHFLETGKYPLHCDRNEKARLRVLSKTHSVLNGKLMTKGKEIIYDTDQQIQIALEIHLMEHLGINKVTSKIGEKYHWRGIKSTVSEVISRCQKCKMRYKDGTGVIIEQKRAVKQAHMLPTQHIETINNPRKSKKHDNALLGQAINFPQNIISSTLNDVEGEPTPPDTNIVQPTFQNATNSPATTAEANEANKRSEFLSSIQSTPLLDDEQSMNSFNRFVEEENSRKRRKYLDVASNGIVPHLTNNESQDHANPVNRDERDMNHSVPDLDRNDHTIMNDAMLSLEDNVMAALEMVQKEQQQKINHRGEDVTGQQIDLNNSEGNENSVTKIVNNESNTFTEHNSNIYY, from the coding sequence ATGCTAAATCAGCACACAAGTTCAGTACCGGATGACGAACATCTGCAGATGGCACACCAAAATAGCAGTTCAGAAGTGAGAAATGAGGCAGCGGTCCCAGATCAACTTTTGACTCCTTTACAACCGTATACcattttattgaaagatgGAGAAACAATAGCTACGATGTATCCTATACCTGCGTATCCTGATTTATTGCCGCTAGGGCTCTTAAATTTCCTTCTAGATGAATTTAACATGGAAGTGGAAAAGGGAGATAGTTTTCCTTATTACGAGACTTTATCACTagaagaattcaaaaatgtcTGGTTTCATAATGATGGTCACGTTTGTATTATGGTGTTAGGCGAAATACCAGAACTGGATTATAGTATGGATACTGAAGCGGACACAAATGATAATTTTGGAACAGAAATAGAAACCACGAAGCACACCACCCAATATAAGAAACGAAAAGAACGTCGCAATTTAAATCTAAGTATGCAGTGGGAGAAGCAATGTCTAGGCATATTTGACCTCAAACCAGCATACCCTGGACGGTCAGCGCATGTGGTCACAGGAACATTTCTGGTCAATGCTGGTATTCGTGGAAAAGGTATTGGGAAAACACTAATGGAAACATTCATAGAATGGTCAAAGAAATTAGGATTTACGTCCTCCTTTTTCCCGTTAATTTACGGAACGAACGTAGGAATCAGAAGAATTTTGGAAGGATTGAACTTTAGGCGGATTGGAAAGCTGCCTGAAGCCGGGATTCTCAAGGGCTTTGATGTCCCAGTAGATTCTTTCATGTATGGTAAAGAGTTCACACATATTACGAAAAGTATAGATTTGTTACGAGATCCTCAAAAGAGTATCGAAATTGGGAAATATGAACGATTAAAGCATTTTCTGGAAACAGGCAAGTATCCTTTACATTGTGATAGAAACGAAAAGGCTAGATTAAGAGTACTTTCCAAAACTCATTCGGTATTGAATGGCAAGTTGATgacaaaaggaaaagaaatcattTATGACACGGATCAACAAATCCAGATTGCATTAGAGATACATTTAATGGAACATTTAGGCATCAACAAGGTGACCTCCAAAATTGGTGAAAAATACCATTGGAGAGGAATCAAGAGTACTGTTTCGGAGGTAATCTCTCGGTGCCAAAAATGCAAGATGAGGTACAAAGACGGGACAGGGGTAAtaattgaacaaaagaGAGCAGTTAAGCAGGCGCATATGCTACCGACGCAGCATATAGAAACTATCAACaatccaagaaaaagcaagaaGCATGATAATGCGTTATTGGGACAGGCAATAAATTTCCctcaaaatattatttcCAGTACGCTGAATGATGTGGAGGGTGAACCCACTCCGCCAGACACTAATATCGTACAACCCACATTCCAGAACGCCACGAATAGTCCCGCAACAACAGCTGAAGCCAACGAAGCGAATAAAAGATCCGAGTTTCTTTCCTCAATACAGAGCACGCCACTATTGGACGACGAACAGTCAATGAATTCCTTCAATAGATTCGtggaggaagaaaactcaagaaaaagacgAAAATACTTGGATGTTGCCTCCAACGGAATTGTACCCCATTTAACGAATAACGAATCGCAGGATCACGCGAACCCCGTCAACCGTGATGAACGAGATATGAACCATTCAGTTCCCGATTTAGATAGAAATGACCATACTATAATGAACGATGCTATGTTGAGCCTCGAAGATAACGTCATGGCCGCTCTAGAAATGGTCCAAAAGGAACAACAACAGAAGATAAATCATCGAGGTGAAGATGTGACTGGCCAACAAATCGATTTGAACAACAGTGAAGGTAATGAGAATTCAGTCACTAAGATTGTTAACAACGAATCTAATACATTTACAGAGCACAATTctaatatttattattaa
- the PBS2 gene encoding mitogen-activated protein kinase kinase PBS2 (MAP kinase kinase of the HOG signaling pathway; activated under severe osmotic stress; regulates late-stage macroautophagy after autophagosome closure and mitophagy; plays a role in regulating Ty1 transposition), translating to MEDKFANLSLHEKTGKSSIQLNEQTGSDNGSAVKRTSSTSSHYNNINADLHARVKAFQEQRALKRSASVGSNQSEQDKGSSQSPKHIQQIVNKPLPPLPVAGSSKVSQRMSSQVVQASSKSTLKNVLDNQETQNITDVNINIDTTKITATTIGVNTGLPATDITPSVSNTASATHKAQLLNPNRRAPRRPLSTQHPTRPNVAPHKAPAIINTPKQSLSARRGLKLPPGGMSLKMPTKTAQQPQQFAPSPSNKKHIETLSNSKVVEGKRSNPGSLINGVQSTSTSSSTEGPHDTVGTTPRTGNSNNSSNSGSSGGGGLFANFSKYVDIKSGSLNFAGKLSLSSKGIDFSNGSSSRITLDELEFLDELGHGNYGNVSKVLHKPTNVIMATKEVRLELDEAKFRQILMELEVLHKCNSPYIVDFYGAFFIEGAVYMCMEYMDGGSLDKIYDESSEIGGIDEPQLAFIANAVIHGLKELKEQHNIIHRDVKPTNILCSANQGTVKLCDFGVSGNLVASLAKTNIGCQSYMAPERIKSLNPDRATYTVQSDIWSLGLSILEMALGRYPYPPETYDNIFSQLSAIVDGPPPRLPSDKFSSDAQDFVSLCLQKIPERRPTYAALTEHPWLVKYRNQDVHMSEYITERLERRNKILRERGENGLSKNVPALHMGGL from the coding sequence ATGGAAGACAAGTTTGCTAACCTCAGTCTCCATGAGAAAACTGGTAAGTCATCTATCCAATTAAACGAGCAAACAGGCTCAGATAATGGCTCTGCTGTCAAGAGAACATCTTCGACGTCCTCGCACTACAATAACATCAACGCTGACCTTCATGCTCGTGTAAAAGCTTTTCAAGAACAACGTGCATTGAAAAGGTCTGCCAGCGTGGGCAGTAATCAAAGCGAGCAAGACAAAGGCAGTTCACAATCACCTAAACATATTCAGCAGATTGTTAATAAGCCATTGCCGCCTCTTCCCGTAGCAGGAAGTTCTAAGGTTTCACAAAGAATGAGTAGCCAAGTCGTGCAAGCGTCCTCCAAGAGCACTCTTAAGAACGTTCTGGACAATCAAGAAACACAAAACATTACCGACGTAAATATTAACATCGATACAACCAAAATTACCGCCACAACAATTGGTGTAAATACTGGCCTACCTGCTACTGACATTACGCCGTCAGTTTCTAATACTGCATCAGCAACACATAAGGCGCAATTGCTGAATCCTAACAGAAGGGCACCAAGAAGGCCGCTTTCTACCCAGCACCCTACAAGACCAAATGTTGCCCCGCATAAGGCCCCTGCTATAATCAACACACCAAAACAAAGTTTAAGTGCCCGTCGAGGGCTCAAATTACCACCAGGAGGAATGTCATTAAAAATGCCCACTAAAACAGCTCAACAGCCGCAGCAGTTTGCCCCAAGCccttcaaacaaaaaacatATAGAAACCTTATCAAACAGCAAAGTTGTTGAAGGGAAAAGATCGAATCCGGGTTCTTTGATAAATGGTGTGCAAAGCACATCCACCTCATCAAGTACCGAAGGCCCACATGACACTGTAGGCACTACACCCAGAACTGGAAACAGCAACAACTCTTCAAATTCTGGTAGTagtggtggtggtggtctTTTCGCAAATTTCTCGAAATACGTGGATATCAAATCCGGctctttgaattttgcaGGCAAACTATCGCTATCCTCTAAAGGAATAGATTTCAGCAATGGTTCTAGTTCGAGAATTACATTGGACGAACTAGAATTTTTGGATGAACTGGGTCATGGTAACTATGGTAACGTCTCAAAGGTACTGCATAAGCCCACAAATGTTATTATGGCGACGAAGGAAGTCCGTTTGGAGCTAGATGAGGCTAAATTTAGACAAATTTTAATGGAACTAGAAGTTTTGCATAAATGCAATTCTCCCTATATTGTGGATTTTTATGGTGCATTCTTTATTGAGGGCGCCGTCTACATGTGTATGGAATACATGGATGGTGGTTCCTTGGATAAAATATACGACGAATCATCTGAAATCGGCGGCATTGATGAACCTCAGCTAGCGTTTATTGCCAATGCTGTCATTCATGGACTAAAAGAACTCAAAGAGCAGCATAATATCATACACAGAGATGTCAAAccaacaaatattttatgttCAGCCAACCAAGGCACCGTAAAGCTGTGCGATTTCGGTGTTTCTGGTAATTTGGTGGCATCTTTAGCGAAGACTAATATTGGTTGTCAGTCATACATGGCACCTGAACGAATCAAATCGTTGAATCCAGATAGAGCCACCTATACCGTACAGTCAGACATCTGGTCTTTAGGTTTAAGCATTCTGGAAATGGCACTAGGTAGATATCCGTATCCACCAGAAACATACGACAACATTTTCTCTCAATTGAGCGCTATTGTTGATGGGCCGCCACCGAGATTACCTTCAGATAAATTCAGTTCTGACGCACAagattttgtttctttatGTCTACAAAAGATTCCGGAAAGAAGACCTACATACGCAGCTTTAACAGAGCATCCTTGGTTAGTAAAATACAGAAACCAGGATGTCCACATGAGTGAGTATATCACTGAACGATTAGAAAGGCGCAACAAAATCTTACGGGAACGTGGTGAGAATGGTTTATCTAAAAATGTACCGGCATTACATATGGGTGGTTTATAG
- the MCO6 gene encoding Mco6p (Mitochondrial outer membrane protein protein; co-assembles with Mdm10p into the mitochondrial sorting and assembly machinery (SAM) complex and cooperates with Mdm10p in the assembly of the translocase of the outer membrane (TOM) complex; identified based on homology to the filamentous fungus, Ashbya gossypii; SWAT-GFP and seamless-GFP fusion proteins localize to the mitochondria) yields MIFFFNQIRSIFTALHTPTQQIQLSRRAFFQFLGYLGSCVVISLAAQSKYVQ; encoded by the coding sequence atgattttctttttcaaccAGATCCGTTCAATATTTACAGCTTTGCATACGCCAACTCAACAGATCCAATTATCAAGAAGGGcctttttccaattcttaGGCTATTTGGGTAGTTGTGTTGTGATTTCATTAGCAGCTCAATCGAAATACGTGCAGTaa
- the NIT2 gene encoding putative hydrolase (Nit protein; one of two proteins in S. cerevisiae with similarity to the Nit domain of NitFhit from fly and worm and to the mouse and human Nit protein which interacts with the Fhit tumor suppressor; nitrilase superfamily member): MTSKLKRVAVAQLCSSADLTKNLKVVKELISEAIQKKADVVFLPEASDYLSQNPLHSRYLAQKSPKFIRQLQSSITDLVRDNSRNIDVSIGVHLPPSEQDLLEGNDRVRNVLLYIDHEGKILQEYQKLHLFDVDVPNGPILKESKSVQPGKAIPDIIESPLGKLGSAICYDIRFPEFSLKLRSMGAEILCFPSAFTIKTGEAHWELLGRARAVDTQCYVLMPGQVGMHDLSDPEWEKQSHMSALEKSSRRESWGHSMVIDPWGKIIAHADPSTVGPQLILADLDRELLQEIRNKMPLWNQRRDDLFH, translated from the coding sequence ATGACTAGTAAATTAAAACGGGTTGCTGTCGCACAATTATGTTCATCCGCTGACCTGACCAAAAACTTAAAAGTGGTAAAAGAATTGATATCTGAAGCcattcaaaaaaaggcGGATGTCGTTTTTCTCCCTGAGGCAAGTGACTATCTTTCTCAAAACCCTCTTCATTCCAGGTATTTGGCACAGAAAAGCCCCAAATTTATTCGGCAATTACAGTCAAGCATTACCGACCTTGTCAGAGATAATTCACGGAATATAGATGTTTCCATTGGGGTACACTTGCCGCCCTCAGAACAAGATTTACTTGAAGGCAATGATCGAGTCAGAAACGTTCTATTATATATCGATCATGAAGGGAAAATATTGCAAGAATACCAAAAACTGCATTTGTTTGACGTAGACGTGCCAAATGGACCGATATTGAAAGAATCAAAATCTGTCCAGCCTGGCAAAGCCATTCCTGACATTATAGAGTCTCCATTGGGAAAATTGGGCAGTGCCATTTGTTATGATATTCGCTTTCCcgaattttctttgaaattacGATCAATGGGGGCTGAAATCTTATGTTTTCCCAGTGCGTTCACTATTAAAACAGGGGAAGCACATTGGGAGTTACTAGGCAGAGCAAGAGCGGTTGACACTCAATGCTATGTGCTCATGCCAGGGCAGGTTGGAATGCACGATCTCAGTGATCCAGAGTGGGAGAAACAATCACATATGAGCGCTCTCGAAAAAAGCTCCAGGAGAGAATCTTGGGGACACTCAATGGTCATTGATCCTTGGGGTAAAATAATAGCGCATGCCGATCCCTCTACTGTTGGACCACAACTAATTCTCGCTGATTTGGATCGTGAGCTTTTGCAAGAAATAAGGAACAAAATGCCCTTATGGAACCAGAGAAGAGACGATTTATTTCATTGA